One Methylophilus sp. TWE2 DNA segment encodes these proteins:
- a CDS encoding MarR family winged helix-turn-helix transcriptional regulator: MQNSLAKDALKQFRIIFGTVRQHFREIEASCGISGSQLWLLHEIYTHPDLGVSRLADNLAIHQSTCSLLVEKLVKKQLVKKQRLAEDQRKVGLIVTPAGQAVLANAPQPLDGILPQVLATLDTEALQSLNASLKMVISKLDTQSSNTLANHPLAEM; the protein is encoded by the coding sequence ATGCAAAACTCACTCGCCAAAGATGCTTTAAAACAATTCAGGATTATTTTCGGTACGGTCAGACAACATTTTAGGGAAATTGAAGCTTCTTGCGGCATCTCAGGTTCTCAGCTTTGGTTGTTACATGAAATTTACACACATCCAGACCTCGGTGTTTCGCGCCTGGCTGACAACCTTGCCATCCACCAATCCACTTGCAGCTTGCTGGTAGAGAAGCTGGTGAAAAAACAGCTGGTGAAAAAACAGCGTCTGGCGGAAGACCAGCGCAAAGTCGGTTTGATAGTGACGCCTGCCGGCCAGGCCGTATTAGCCAATGCGCCACAGCCACTGGATGGCATTCTGCCGCAGGTATTGGCCACCCTCGATACAGAAGCGCTGCAAAGTTTAAACGCGTCTCTCAAAATGGTGATTAGTAAATTGGATACGCAATCATCCAATACACTCGCCAATCATCCGTTGGCAGAGATGTAA
- a CDS encoding RnfABCDGE type electron transport complex subunit B — protein sequence MIEVEETAPELPERFVDLIAKIDAALPQTQCRQCGYEGCKPYAEAIVRGEANINQCPPGGEAGIHALAKLLQRPFQALNPAHGMTKPKAVALIDEETCIGCTLCIQACPVDAILGASKLMHTVISQECTGCELCLPPCPVDCIEMQTIPGRPTAMNEAEAALARQRHQQRLSRLALEKQKTAQTYSKRNQTIVTTETPSTEVLKKNAIAAAMARVKAQKTG from the coding sequence ATGATTGAAGTCGAAGAGACTGCGCCTGAGCTGCCAGAACGATTTGTCGACCTCATTGCAAAGATAGATGCGGCATTACCGCAAACTCAATGCCGCCAATGCGGTTACGAGGGATGCAAACCTTATGCTGAAGCGATCGTCCGCGGAGAGGCCAATATCAACCAATGCCCGCCTGGAGGAGAAGCTGGCATTCATGCGCTTGCCAAATTACTGCAACGTCCTTTCCAGGCATTAAATCCGGCCCACGGCATGACCAAACCCAAAGCAGTGGCCTTGATTGATGAGGAAACATGCATAGGCTGCACCCTGTGCATTCAGGCCTGTCCCGTTGATGCCATTTTGGGCGCATCCAAACTGATGCATACAGTGATTTCTCAGGAATGCACTGGCTGTGAGCTATGTTTACCGCCCTGCCCGGTGGACTGCATAGAGATGCAAACGATTCCCGGCCGACCTACCGCCATGAATGAAGCTGAAGCCGCGCTAGCAAGACAACGCCACCAGCAACGCCTTTCTCGCCTTGCCCTTGAAAAACAGAAGACCGCCCAAACCTACAGCAAACGCAACCAGACGATTGTTACGACCGAGACACCCTCAACCGAGGTGCTCAAGAAAAATGCCATTGCCGCAGCCATGGCGCGCGTCAAAGCGCAAAAGACAGGTTGA
- a CDS encoding DUF1289 domain-containing protein: MSDQEIPSPCVGVCSIDESNGFCQGCFRTLDEIRQWWDLDNAGKAEVIKLANARESAVFGE; encoded by the coding sequence ATGTCTGACCAAGAAATTCCATCTCCCTGTGTAGGCGTTTGCAGCATTGATGAAAGCAATGGCTTTTGCCAAGGCTGTTTCAGAACCCTGGATGAAATCCGCCAGTGGTGGGATCTGGATAACGCTGGTAAAGCAGAAGTGATCAAGCTCGCAAATGCACGTGAGTCAGCAGTGTTCGGCGAATAG
- a CDS encoding AI-2E family transporter, producing MINTNQIARIALITLLIIGCVFVLHPFMAAVLFAAVLCVFTWPLYHRIWLQLGRRDALAAVIMTLFLLLALILPMAYLAVHLTDSATLLLNEARLFLQSLPSRAPPWVARIPVIGTQLADAWQSALLSNEALMRMTHQYAVPLRSYLLRAVQLVMSGFMQLLLVVFIAFFFYRDGARMANAVKAMVRRLGGALGEEMLQLSCMTVKGVMLGIFGTALAQSTVALFGFWLAGAPMPLLLAMATFFLSVVPVGPPLVWGGAALWLFSHGESGWAIFLGFYGLLVISSVDNVIKPILISHSSHLPMLLVVLGVLGGALAFGFIGIFLGPTLLAVGLTLVSHWVALQNKHADDVEIASS from the coding sequence ATGATTAATACCAACCAGATTGCGCGTATTGCCCTGATTACTCTCCTGATCATCGGCTGCGTATTTGTTTTGCATCCTTTTATGGCTGCGGTGTTATTTGCAGCGGTACTCTGCGTGTTTACCTGGCCGTTATATCATCGTATCTGGTTGCAATTAGGCAGGCGTGATGCCTTGGCCGCTGTGATAATGACTTTGTTCCTGCTGCTCGCGTTGATTCTGCCGATGGCCTATCTTGCTGTGCATCTGACCGATTCAGCCACACTCTTACTGAATGAGGCGCGGCTTTTCCTACAGAGCCTGCCGTCACGCGCGCCCCCTTGGGTGGCGCGCATCCCTGTGATAGGGACGCAGCTTGCTGACGCATGGCAAAGTGCATTGTTAAGCAATGAAGCCTTGATGCGGATGACGCATCAATATGCCGTGCCTTTGCGCAGTTATTTGTTGCGAGCAGTACAGTTGGTGATGAGCGGTTTTATGCAATTGTTACTCGTTGTGTTCATTGCTTTCTTTTTTTACCGCGATGGTGCTCGCATGGCCAACGCTGTCAAGGCGATGGTCAGGCGGCTGGGAGGTGCCTTGGGTGAGGAAATGCTGCAATTGTCTTGCATGACAGTCAAAGGTGTGATGCTGGGTATATTTGGGACGGCATTAGCACAATCCACTGTGGCTCTCTTTGGTTTTTGGCTTGCGGGGGCACCGATGCCTTTGCTGTTGGCTATGGCGACCTTTTTTCTGTCAGTCGTGCCTGTGGGCCCGCCTTTGGTTTGGGGCGGGGCTGCGCTATGGCTGTTTAGCCATGGCGAATCAGGCTGGGCGATATTTTTAGGGTTTTATGGCTTGCTGGTGATTAGTAGTGTGGATAATGTCATCAAGCCTATTCTTATTAGCCATTCTTCACATTTGCCCATGCTGTTGGTTGTACTAGGGGTACTGGGTGGCGCGCTCGCGTTTGGTTTTATTGGAATTTTTCTGGGACCAACTTTATTAGCGGTGGGTTTGACGCTTGTTTCACATTGGGTAGCCTTGCAAAACAAGCATGCAGATGACGTAGAGATTGCGTCAAGCTAA
- the secA gene encoding preprotein translocase subunit SecA, translating to MLASLFKKLFGSRNDRLVKQYQQIVKQINALEPDTQALTDEQLRAKTEEFKQRYANGETLEKLLPEAFAVVREGGKRVLGMRHFDVQLIGGMVLNAGKIAEMRTGEGKTLVATLPTYLNALTGKGVHVVTVNDYLAKRDAEWMGKLYNFLGLTVGINLSQMPHDAKQQAYAADITYGTNNEFGFDYLRDNMVFSKEERVQRPLHYALVDEVDSILIDEARTPLIISGQAEHSVDLYGAINEVAKQLVRQQVEEGEGDFWVDEKAQSVTMSEAGHEHAEQLLEQTGLLTAGSSLYEPANITLVHHLYASLRAQNLYHRDQHYVVRNGEIVIVDEFSGRMMPGRRWSDGLHQAVEAKEGVTIQKENQTLASITFQNYFRMYHKLSGMTGTADTEAYEFNQIYGLETVVIPTHRPVQRIDAMDKVYRTGMEKYKAVIEDIKECQAKGQPVLVGTTSIENSELISKFLTQAKLEHQVLNAKQHEREATIVAEAGRPGVITIATNMAGRGTDIVLGGNSENEIHAIQQDDKLSEAEKTAKVAQLKAEWQQRHDAVLAAGGLHIIGTERHESRRVDNQLRGRAGRQGDPGSSRFYLSLEDPLLRIFSGERVAAIMTRLNMPEGEAIEHAMVTRAIENAQRKVEGRNFDIRKQLLEYDDVSNDQRKVIYEQRNELLESVDVGQTIRAMREDVINSLFNTYVPPGSVEEQWEIPALEQALQAELSISLPVAEWLENNPDLHEETLRERILNAANESYAEKEAMAGNDNMRNFERAVMLQSLDNHWREHLAALDHLRQGIHLRSYAQKNPKQEYKREAFELFESLLNTVKSEVTKITMQVQVRSREELEEEERRAEEAMRAAEVGNLQYQHTDYNTDSAASSPNLPEGVRVGRNDPCPCGSGKRYKNCHGALS from the coding sequence ATGTTAGCCTCGTTGTTTAAAAAGTTATTTGGCAGTCGGAATGATCGACTGGTCAAGCAATATCAGCAAATCGTCAAACAAATCAATGCCCTGGAACCTGATACACAGGCGCTCACAGATGAGCAATTGCGTGCAAAAACAGAAGAGTTTAAGCAACGGTATGCCAATGGTGAAACATTAGAGAAGCTGTTGCCTGAAGCATTTGCCGTAGTACGCGAGGGCGGTAAACGTGTCTTGGGCATGCGACATTTTGACGTGCAGCTGATTGGCGGCATGGTGCTCAATGCAGGCAAGATTGCCGAAATGCGTACCGGTGAAGGTAAGACGCTGGTAGCGACATTGCCAACATACCTGAATGCTTTGACTGGCAAAGGTGTGCATGTAGTGACAGTGAATGATTACCTGGCCAAGCGCGACGCCGAATGGATGGGCAAGCTGTATAACTTCTTGGGCCTGACAGTGGGGATTAATCTGTCACAAATGCCCCATGATGCCAAGCAACAGGCTTACGCAGCTGACATTACCTATGGTACCAATAATGAGTTCGGCTTTGACTATTTGCGCGACAACATGGTGTTCAGCAAAGAGGAGCGCGTGCAGCGCCCTTTGCATTATGCGCTGGTGGATGAAGTGGACTCCATCCTGATCGACGAAGCTCGTACGCCGCTGATTATTTCCGGTCAGGCTGAACACAGTGTGGATTTGTATGGCGCAATCAATGAAGTAGCCAAGCAATTGGTGCGTCAACAGGTGGAAGAGGGTGAAGGCGATTTCTGGGTCGATGAAAAGGCGCAGAGTGTGACCATGAGTGAGGCCGGTCACGAGCATGCTGAGCAGCTATTGGAGCAAACCGGCTTGTTAACAGCGGGTTCCAGTTTGTATGAGCCCGCCAATATCACCCTGGTGCATCACCTGTATGCTTCCCTGCGTGCACAAAACCTGTATCACCGTGACCAGCATTATGTGGTGCGTAATGGCGAAATCGTGATTGTCGATGAGTTTTCTGGCCGTATGATGCCGGGACGCCGCTGGTCTGATGGCCTGCATCAGGCGGTAGAAGCCAAGGAAGGTGTGACCATCCAGAAGGAAAACCAGACACTGGCTTCGATTACCTTCCAGAATTACTTCCGCATGTACCACAAACTTAGTGGCATGACTGGTACAGCAGATACCGAGGCCTACGAGTTCAACCAGATTTATGGTCTGGAAACGGTGGTGATTCCAACGCACCGGCCAGTACAGCGTATTGACGCCATGGATAAGGTGTATCGCACTGGCATGGAAAAGTACAAGGCGGTCATTGAAGACATCAAGGAGTGCCAGGCTAAAGGCCAGCCGGTACTGGTCGGTACCACTTCGATTGAAAACTCCGAACTGATTTCCAAGTTTTTGACGCAAGCCAAGCTGGAGCACCAGGTGCTCAATGCCAAACAACATGAACGTGAAGCGACCATTGTCGCCGAAGCCGGACGTCCTGGTGTGATTACCATTGCAACCAACATGGCTGGTCGGGGTACCGATATTGTGCTCGGTGGTAATTCAGAAAATGAAATTCATGCCATCCAGCAGGATGATAAATTATCCGAGGCTGAAAAAACAGCCAAGGTGGCGCAATTGAAAGCAGAATGGCAGCAACGCCACGATGCGGTATTGGCAGCAGGCGGCTTGCATATTATCGGGACTGAACGTCACGAGTCCCGCCGTGTCGATAACCAGTTGCGTGGCCGTGCCGGCCGCCAGGGTGATCCAGGCTCCAGCCGCTTTTATCTCTCCCTGGAAGATCCGCTCTTGCGCATTTTCTCCGGTGAACGTGTGGCAGCGATCATGACCCGCCTCAACATGCCTGAGGGCGAAGCGATTGAGCACGCCATGGTGACGCGAGCGATTGAAAACGCACAACGCAAGGTAGAAGGCCGTAACTTTGATATCCGTAAGCAATTGCTGGAATACGATGATGTTTCCAATGACCAACGCAAGGTCATTTACGAGCAGCGCAATGAGCTGCTGGAATCAGTTGATGTCGGCCAAACGATTCGAGCCATGCGTGAGGATGTGATTAATAGCCTGTTTAATACGTATGTGCCACCTGGCAGTGTTGAAGAGCAATGGGAGATTCCTGCACTTGAGCAAGCTTTGCAGGCCGAGCTGTCTATCAGCCTGCCCGTGGCTGAATGGCTGGAAAATAACCCAGACCTGCATGAAGAAACATTGCGTGAGCGTATCCTCAATGCGGCTAATGAGAGCTATGCAGAAAAAGAGGCGATGGCTGGCAATGACAATATGCGTAACTTCGAGCGCGCAGTCATGCTGCAAAGTCTGGATAATCACTGGCGCGAGCATTTGGCAGCGCTGGATCATTTACGCCAGGGCATACATCTGCGTTCTTATGCGCAGAAAAATCCCAAACAGGAGTACAAGCGTGAGGCGTTTGAGTTATTTGAGTCCCTGCTCAATACTGTCAAGAGCGAAGTAACGAAAATCACAATGCAGGTACAAGTGCGCTCACGTGAAGAGCTTGAAGAGGAAGAGCGTCGTGCAGAAGAGGCCATGCGCGCGGCAGAAGTCGGTAATTTGCAATACCAGCACACCGATTACAACACTGACAGCGCGGCATCATCACCGAACTTGCCGGAAGGTGTGCGCGTGGGACGTAATGACCCCTGCCCATGCGGCTCTGGTAAACGTTACAAGAACTGTCATGGGGCTTTGAGCTAA
- a CDS encoding sigma-70 family RNA polymerase sigma factor, whose amino-acid sequence MKSNPHDWLKEHGDYLYRFALARLRDVHQAEDVVQETLLAAIKNPNFAEQSSPRTWLTGILKHKIIDCMRKQIRETPVSELLSEEDANMDDFFDDTGHWAEKPQAWDVPHDALQQTQFLKVLQQCMERLPQKLAAIFTMRDVDEMDNDEICKELGVTATNAWVMLYRARMGLRKCLELHW is encoded by the coding sequence ATGAAATCTAACCCGCATGACTGGCTGAAAGAACATGGTGATTATCTTTACCGTTTTGCACTGGCGCGCTTGCGTGACGTGCATCAGGCCGAAGACGTAGTGCAGGAAACACTGCTCGCTGCAATCAAAAATCCAAACTTTGCCGAACAATCCAGCCCACGCACTTGGTTAACCGGTATTCTCAAACACAAAATCATTGATTGCATGCGCAAACAGATACGGGAAACACCAGTGTCCGAATTGCTCAGTGAAGAAGACGCCAATATGGATGATTTTTTTGATGACACCGGGCATTGGGCAGAAAAACCGCAAGCCTGGGATGTACCACATGATGCGCTGCAGCAAACCCAGTTTCTGAAAGTGTTACAGCAATGCATGGAACGTTTACCACAGAAACTGGCGGCCATTTTCACCATGCGCGATGTCGACGAGATGGATAATGATGAAATATGTAAGGAACTCGGCGTCACCGCGACCAATGCATGGGTCATGTTATACCGCGCCCGTATGGGTTTACGTAAGTGCCTGGAGTTGCACTGGTAA
- a CDS encoding DUF692 domain-containing protein — translation MAQRSDIRGAGLGLKRELLPQLMQHQGKPWLSQLQFLEIAPENWIAAGGKYAAELDWLKQHYPIVCHGLCLSLGGPDPLNIPFLQQVRRFLDDFEIPLYTEHLSYCSDLSNGYIYDLLPIPFTEEAIRYVAQRIRQTQDTLQRRIAVENTSFYVDAPISEMDEIDFINAVLTEADCDLHLDINNVYVNSVNFGFDPYAFLDKIPVDRVVYGHMAGHLQVSPGLLVDTHGEAIADPVWQLLKYAYDRLGGFPTLLERDSNFPPLADLMQEVDHIVSLQHHAETTHQSLLDKIA, via the coding sequence TTGGCACAACGGTCTGATATTCGCGGGGCAGGACTGGGGCTAAAGCGCGAGCTACTGCCCCAATTGATGCAGCATCAAGGGAAACCTTGGCTGTCGCAATTGCAATTCCTCGAAATTGCGCCGGAGAACTGGATAGCGGCGGGCGGCAAATATGCCGCCGAGCTGGACTGGTTAAAGCAACATTATCCTATCGTATGCCATGGCTTATGCCTGTCACTGGGCGGGCCTGACCCTCTTAACATCCCTTTTTTGCAGCAGGTCCGTCGATTTCTGGATGACTTCGAAATCCCCCTCTACACCGAACATCTCAGCTATTGCAGTGATTTATCTAATGGCTACATTTACGACTTGCTGCCCATTCCATTTACTGAAGAAGCCATTAGATATGTGGCTCAACGCATCCGGCAGACTCAAGACACTTTGCAACGGCGCATTGCTGTGGAAAACACTTCTTTTTATGTGGACGCGCCCATCTCCGAGATGGACGAAATAGATTTCATCAATGCCGTGCTGACGGAAGCTGATTGTGACTTGCACCTGGATATCAATAATGTGTACGTGAATAGCGTCAACTTTGGTTTCGATCCCTATGCTTTCTTGGACAAGATACCGGTTGATCGAGTGGTTTACGGCCACATGGCCGGGCATTTGCAGGTATCGCCCGGCCTGCTGGTAGATACTCATGGCGAAGCTATTGCTGACCCTGTGTGGCAATTACTCAAATATGCTTATGACAGGTTGGGAGGCTTTCCTACGCTGCTGGAACGCGACAGCAATTTCCCACCCTTAGCGGACCTGATGCAGGAAGTGGATCATATTGTGTCTCTACAGCATCACGCAGAGACTACGCATCAGTCATTGCTGGATAAGATTGCATGA
- a CDS encoding zf-HC2 domain-containing protein, producing the protein MLNCKQTSLLVSQSLDRPLTWRERWAVRIHLLICVYCRRFKQQLKWIRGCMPRWQQQASERSDIVLPMAARERIAQQLDKFY; encoded by the coding sequence ATGCTGAATTGCAAACAAACCAGCCTGCTGGTATCGCAATCACTCGACCGCCCGCTCACCTGGCGTGAGCGTTGGGCCGTCAGAATACATTTGCTGATTTGTGTGTATTGCCGACGCTTTAAGCAACAACTCAAATGGATTCGTGGCTGCATGCCACGTTGGCAGCAACAAGCCAGCGAGCGTAGCGATATTGTATTACCTATGGCGGCAAGGGAGCGTATTGCACAACAACTGGACAAATTTTACTGA
- the dapA gene encoding 4-hydroxy-tetrahydrodipicolinate synthase produces the protein MLTGSLVAIVTPMFEDGRLDLDALKKLVDFHVEAGTDGIVIVGTTGESPTVDVDEHCLLIKTTVEHVAKRVPVIAGTGANSTAEAIELTAKAKAVGADACLLVAPYYNKPSQEGLYQHFKAVAEAVDIPQILYNVPGRTGCDLSNDTVLRLAQIRNIVGIKDATGGIERGTDLLLRAPAEFAIYSGDDATALALMLLGGKGVISVTANVAPKLMHEMCEHALNGNLAAAKAANAKLFALHQKLFVEANPIPVKWVLQQMGMIATGIRLPLVNLSSQYHEVLRNAMKQAEIAA, from the coding sequence ATGTTAACGGGCAGTTTGGTCGCAATCGTGACCCCCATGTTTGAAGATGGACGTTTGGATCTGGACGCCCTCAAAAAGCTGGTCGACTTTCATGTAGAGGCAGGGACGGATGGCATTGTCATCGTTGGCACGACCGGCGAGTCGCCCACGGTGGATGTGGATGAGCACTGCTTGCTGATCAAAACTACCGTTGAGCATGTTGCCAAACGCGTGCCAGTCATTGCCGGTACTGGCGCAAACTCCACTGCTGAAGCCATTGAACTGACTGCCAAAGCCAAGGCAGTCGGCGCAGATGCGTGTCTGCTGGTGGCACCGTATTACAACAAGCCCTCCCAAGAGGGCTTGTATCAGCACTTTAAAGCCGTGGCTGAGGCGGTCGATATCCCGCAAATTCTCTATAATGTGCCAGGCCGCACCGGTTGCGACTTGTCGAATGACACCGTATTGCGCCTGGCGCAGATTCGCAACATTGTCGGGATTAAGGATGCGACAGGCGGGATTGAGCGCGGGACCGATTTGCTGTTGCGTGCACCAGCGGAGTTCGCCATATACAGCGGGGATGATGCCACTGCGCTGGCCCTGATGTTATTGGGGGGGAAAGGCGTGATTTCGGTTACGGCCAATGTCGCGCCCAAATTAATGCACGAAATGTGCGAGCATGCTTTGAATGGCAACCTGGCCGCAGCCAAAGCGGCCAATGCCAAACTGTTTGCATTGCACCAGAAGTTGTTTGTAGAAGCGAACCCGATTCCAGTGAAATGGGTATTACAACAAATGGGAATGATTGCCACCGGCATCCGTTTGCCGCTGGTCAATTTATCCAGCCAATATCATGAAGTATTGCGCAATGCCATGAAGCAGGCAGAAATTGCCGCTTGA
- a CDS encoding DUF1841 family protein, with the protein MALFNPSRDEVRQFFFDAWAKFKQQKTLTELEKMAVGIMHMHPEYHSILDQPEHYLQQAYYPEMGETNPFLHMSLHLSIQEQISINQPTGITQAYGKLCTHFQEEHGAQHALLECLAETIWLAQRNQTGLDAAHYLSLIEQRANIKPHK; encoded by the coding sequence ATGGCCTTGTTCAATCCTAGCCGTGATGAAGTACGCCAGTTTTTCTTTGATGCCTGGGCGAAGTTCAAGCAACAGAAAACACTGACCGAGCTCGAGAAAATGGCTGTCGGCATCATGCATATGCATCCTGAATATCACAGTATCCTTGATCAGCCGGAACATTACTTGCAGCAAGCTTATTACCCGGAAATGGGCGAAACCAACCCATTTTTACATATGAGCTTGCATCTCTCCATCCAAGAGCAAATCAGCATCAACCAGCCGACAGGCATTACACAGGCTTATGGCAAGCTGTGTACACACTTCCAGGAAGAGCATGGAGCGCAGCATGCCCTGCTGGAATGCCTGGCTGAAACTATCTGGCTGGCACAGCGTAATCAGACAGGACTGGATGCGGCACATTATTTAAGCTTGATAGAACAGCGCGCCAACATCAAGCCACACAAATAA
- a CDS encoding DUF2063 domain-containing protein codes for MMPATFQTYQAAFTAHLRQPSIHAKPAGVDSKRIRVYREIVFNNFVASVSTCFPVLLGILGKRHFGKLVRQCFFSQQFKSPLFQDIPGSFVDFLQSLNSPELPDYTAQLAHYEWIELVLSRQIETEAVALPAALIAEASALLHYEVRLPAVYRLLKYDFAVHQLSRKRRAITPEVTYLLVYRAPDFRIRFIQLNAVTFQLLQQLQTQTKTSEGHLQDLAKNLPHLATESVMRFGMQTLYALYQQQALRTDGSVTTSNQQSF; via the coding sequence ATGATGCCCGCTACATTTCAAACCTACCAGGCTGCGTTTACAGCACACTTACGGCAACCGTCCATTCACGCCAAACCTGCTGGCGTAGACAGCAAACGTATACGTGTCTATCGTGAAATCGTCTTCAATAACTTTGTTGCCAGTGTCAGCACCTGTTTTCCGGTATTGCTGGGCATCCTGGGTAAACGTCATTTTGGCAAACTGGTGAGGCAGTGTTTTTTTTCCCAGCAATTCAAAAGCCCCCTGTTTCAGGATATTCCAGGCAGTTTTGTTGATTTTTTACAGTCATTAAACTCACCGGAGTTACCAGACTATACCGCGCAACTTGCCCATTATGAGTGGATAGAGCTGGTGCTGAGCAGGCAAATTGAGACAGAGGCTGTTGCATTGCCGGCGGCGCTTATCGCAGAAGCCAGCGCACTGTTACACTATGAAGTGCGATTGCCAGCCGTATATCGTTTGTTAAAGTATGATTTTGCTGTTCATCAACTCTCTAGAAAGCGGCGCGCAATTACTCCTGAAGTGACCTATTTGCTGGTCTACCGCGCCCCGGATTTCCGGATTCGGTTTATACAACTCAATGCGGTCACCTTCCAGTTACTACAGCAATTGCAAACACAGACCAAGACATCAGAGGGCCATTTGCAAGACCTGGCCAAAAACTTGCCCCATTTAGCTACGGAATCCGTCATGAGGTTTGGCATGCAAACGCTCTATGCGCTTTATCAACAGCAGGCCCTCAGGACAGATGGAAGCGTGACAACTTCTAATCAGCAATCCTTTTAA
- the nth gene encoding endonuclease III, whose product MNAQKRLAIFERLAKAIPNPTTELEHSSTFELLIAVILSAQATDKGVNIATRQLFKVANTPQAILDLGLAGLESYIKTIGLYHAKANNVLKCCQQLITLHGGEVPDNREALEALAGVGRKTANVILNTAFGQPTIAVDTHLFRVGNRTKLAPGKNVLEVEKRFLSTTPKQFLKDAHHLLILHGRYTCVARNPKCGECCIADLCEFHDKQIHPVPPPAGV is encoded by the coding sequence ATGAATGCACAAAAAAGACTGGCGATATTTGAGCGGCTGGCCAAAGCCATCCCCAACCCGACCACTGAGCTGGAGCATAGCTCCACGTTCGAATTACTGATTGCCGTCATCCTGTCTGCTCAGGCGACAGACAAAGGTGTCAATATCGCCACCCGTCAATTGTTCAAGGTGGCCAACACACCGCAGGCTATCCTGGATTTGGGGCTGGCAGGTCTTGAAAGTTACATCAAGACCATAGGTCTTTACCATGCCAAAGCCAACAATGTTCTCAAATGCTGCCAGCAATTGATTACTCTGCATGGCGGCGAAGTGCCAGATAACCGTGAGGCGCTGGAAGCGTTAGCTGGCGTTGGACGCAAAACAGCTAATGTCATCCTCAATACCGCGTTTGGCCAGCCGACCATTGCCGTTGATACGCATTTGTTCCGCGTGGGCAACCGCACCAAACTGGCGCCAGGGAAAAATGTGCTGGAGGTGGAAAAACGTTTTTTAAGCACCACTCCCAAGCAGTTTTTGAAAGATGCCCACCACTTACTGATTTTGCATGGCCGTTACACCTGCGTGGCCCGCAACCCAAAATGCGGGGAATGCTGCATTGCCGACTTGTGCGAATTTCACGACAAACAAATACATCCGGTTCCGCCACCGGCAGGAGTTTGA